The genomic window AGCTACCGATGATAAATAGCGGTTTTTAGCATACAAAGAGGTATAAATGTACAGAAAATGGGTTTCGTCATCTCTATCTGTTTGTTCTTCTTTAAAAGCATATTTTATTAATTCACCGGAATTTATGTTGATAAATAGCAGTTAGGTTTGAAGTCTAATTGAACTCAGTATCTATGCATTATTTACCCTTTTGCTTTATTATTTTGCTTCAAAGTTTCCTTTATGGGCAGACCAGTACATTGTCCGGAAAAATCATGGTCGCTGGTACTACAGAACCTTTACCTTTTACCAATATTACCTTAAAAACCAAAGAAAGCACCATCCTTAGCGGTACGATTACCGATGATAAAGGAAATTTTCGAATAAGCGATATTGCCGTTGGATCCTATATTTTAGATATTGAATTTATTGGTTTTGTCCCTCAACAAATAGATATAAAGGTTGAAAGTAAGAAAAATTATGATTTGGGTATTAAATACCTTACCGAACAAACCGAAATCCTGGAAAGCGTTACCATCACCGCACAAAAATCTACGGTTGAACAACGCCTTGATAGAAAAATTGTAACTGTTGGAAAAGACCTGGTTGCTTTGGGTCCTTCAGCAGCCGACTTGATGAACAACCTCCCCGCAGTTTCTGTAAATTCAGATGGCAATATTAGCTTTCGCGGAAGCGATAATGTGCGTATCCTGATTGATGGTAAACTGAGCAATCTGGAGAACCCGGCGGATATTTTACAGCAAATCCCTTCCAACACCATTAAAAAAATAGAACTGATCAGCAATCCTTCGGCTAAATATAGTCCGGACGGCCTTAATGGTATGATTAATATTATTTTGAAAAAAACGGCTAAAAAAGGTTGGAATACAGCATTGAGTACCAATCTTACTATCGCACAAAAAGAACAATATAATTCAAATATTTCTATCAATTTTAAACCCGGGAAGACCAATTATTACCTCAATTATAGTAACGGCTACGGGGATCAGGTAACAGATGGGGTGGTCAATCGTTTTGATTTAAATTCTAGCCAGGTAACACGTAACTTAAATAATCGAAGATCCAATGTAGTGCGTATAGGGGCAGATTTTACCCCTACTTCTCAGACCACGCTTTCTATTTTTACCAATCAAAACTTTTATAACGCCCTATTTGATGGTGAGAAGCAGGTTCTTTTTACAGAAGAAAGTCAAAATAATTTTGCGTTAAATGATATCCTGACCAGGGACAACTATACACAAGTGTATAATACAGATTATAAATGGTCGATTGACGGTAACTTACATTTTCTGGAACTAGAAGCCAATTACAATCGTTTTGAGAGTGATGCAAAGAATGACTTTAGGTTTTCGGGAGCTACCACGGTGCCTTCATACCTTGAAAATATCGACGACCAGCGATCCGTCTTTACCTTGAACCTGGATTATAAAGTGCCATTAAGTAAAAAATCAACTTTAGAAATAGGAGGCGAAAGCCGAATTAATAAAATTACCAATACATATATCGTCACCAATGCTCAGTTAGAGAATTCTCAACTTCAATACGACCGGGATATTTATTCATCTTACCTCATGTATACTGCTTATCCCGGTAGGTTTGAAATCAATGTGGGTTCACGATTTGAATATTACCTGGTGAACGCCCGGTTTGATGCGGAACGGTCCGATAAGGAATTGTTTAGCCAAAAATTGTTTTCTGTATTTCCTTCCGTATTTATAGGATATCAACCCTCACCGGAAAGCGTTCACCAGTATCAAATCAGCTACGGACGTAGGATTGAGCGTCCTTCCTTTAACCAGGTAAACCCCATACGCCAGACTACCACCCCTCAAATCCTGGCCACCGGAAATTTAGGTTTAACGCCGCAGTTTAGTAATATACTGGAGGCTAGCCATCTTTATAGATTAGGAATAGGTACAATCAGTTCGGGAGTATTTTACCGGTTTGTTAAAGATGAAATCAATCGCATTGGTATTTTTGATCAGGAAGACCCGAATCTTTTACGTTTAAGTTATGATAATTTTGAACGTAATCAAGCCTATGGTGCTGAGATCAGCAGTAACTTAAAACTAACTAGTTGGTGGCGTACCAATACGTCCGTTGAATTTTATACACGACAGCAGGAAGGAGCTATTGAAGGGGAGAAGGTAAGCGTACGTAATACCTTGACTAATTTAAAATGGACAAATAACTTTACGTTGTTTAAACAGGTTTCTGCTTCTCTATTTGCTTTCTACAGTGGTCCACAGGATGTACTACAATACCGACTTAAATTCAATTACTATATCAACGCTGGCTTAAGGTATAACTTTGTTAATGGTAAAGGGAGTATAAGCCTTAACGCTAATGATATTTTAGGTACCCGAAGGTTTGCTTTTAAGACATTTAGAACGGTTTTTCAGGAAGGGGAGTTTCTTAGGGATACCCAACAGGTATTTATAGGCCTGTCTTACCGATTCGGAGGTAAACTTTCTTCTTTATCACGTAAAAAACGAAAAAGTAATATCAAGGCGGACCGCTTTTTATAAATAGTTTATAATTCTAAATTTATATCCATGTTTTCAACACTATCAAACGTTCAACGTTTATCATCCCTACTTCTAATTTTATGCTTTTTACTAATTAGTACAACAAAAGCTCAAGAAATTAGCTATACACTAAAGAAAGGAGAAGTATTCGATCTACTTTTAGTAACCAATCAACCTACTGGTAAAGAGGTTTTTAAAAATTACCGGGCAGAAGCTTTTCCGGTGGCTGTCGAAAAGGGATATTCCTTTTTGTCCGGTTTTAAAATTACCGAAACGCTAGAAGGTGATATCCATCCGGAAGGTGCTATTTTTGGAAAATGGAAGAGTTTAGCGGACAGGCAAGAATTTCTAAAGATAATAACTACACGTGTACCGGATTTCCATAAGATGCGAAAAGAAATCTGGTACTACTTTACGGTAAAGTATTATGAGATAGAACAAGACCTTCACTTCAACCTGGATCCTGAAAAGGTAATTGTTGCTACTACCTACTGGCAGAAGGAAGGTGCATCCTCTGAATTTGAAAACTTTATCGCTAAAGTAAAGAGCCTTATAGAAACGACTGGCGGAAGCTTAAAATTAGCATTTAATAAAGGCTATTCTCCCGAAGGTTACGAATACAATCCGGATTACCTGATATTAACTCAATGGGATAACAAAGAAGATTTTGACCGTTTTATAAAGGATAGTAGTACGATGGATTCGACCATGTTACAAACCCTACATCAATTTATGTTTGGTAAGTAAGTCAAAAATTATAGGAAAGAATCAAAATCAAAGAAAGAATTTGGTAATTTCCAGTATTTTTGCTGCTCGAAAAGTAAGAGTATGAAGTACCAGCGATTAACCAAAGAGCAGTTAGAAGAATTGTATCCGGAGTTTATTAATTTTCTGGCGGCACAATCCATTACTGCTGAAGAATGGCAAGAAATCAAAACCAATAAACCTCAAGTTGCTGAAGAAGAACTGGATGTGTTTAGCGATTTGGTTTGGGAAGGTGTTTTATCTAAAGCAAAGTACCTTGAACATATTTCGAAAGATCAAATGCACCTTTTTAAGCTAATTGATAGCGGAATGCTATTGATTGCCATTAAAATCAACAATCCTAATATCAATATTACTACCAAAGAAGGGTATCAATGGTTGCAAAATAACCTGATGAATGATGAAGTGATTTTCTATAATTCGGATAAAGGTTATAGTAGTGACCCGGCTATGGACATTTTTAAACTGATCCAAAAAGGAGCGGTGATTACCAAAGGGGAATTATACGGATTTTTTGAAAAATTGGTTAAGGTGGTAGAGTAGTAAAAGATATTTTAATTAATAAAGTATAATGAGTGACTTTTACTAAAAAAGACGTTTTATCCTATTAAATCAAAATGTAGAAAGAGGAGTAGAAATAAGCAAACAACCTATAACACAAAGCGAAGTAGTACCAATCATATTATGGCAAACAAACCATCTTTACCTAAAGGAACCCGGGATTTTTCACCAATCGAAGTAGCAAGGCGTACCTATATTATAAATACCATTAAAAAGCAATTTGAACTTTTTGGTTTTCAACCTATAGAAACCCCTAGTTTTGAAAATAGCGATACCTTACTGGGTAAATACGGGGAAGAAGGGGATCGTTTAATCTTTAAAATTTTAAATAGTGGGGATTTCGAAAAAAAGGCTGATAACTTATTAAGAGAGAAAACCTATTTGGATGAAGTTTTTAACGAAAGTTTTTATTTAAATTTCCATCAATATCTAATTAATAAAGCTTCTTTAGATGAAAATAGTTTAACTAATAAACGATTTAATGAAGATGCACAAAATTTAATAGCAGAAGATTTACAACAATATTGGCGTATACACGAAAATGATTTTTTAAATAAAATCTACCCAGAAGATATTAAGGAAAAAATAAAAAACTTTTGGACAAGCGAATTTGGAGCTATAAGAAAATTTTCAATTGATATTATTTATAAAATTCACTTTTCAAGAAACAACCAAGATAATCTTCTATGGAAGTCTGATTTGGATAAACTTGTAACCAGATTAATAACTAAAAAGAACTTAAAGTTTTCTGTTCCTCTCGCTAATGAGATTTCAGATAAAGCTTTGCGATATGACTTGACCGTTCCTTTTGCACGCTATGTGGTACAACATCAAAATGAAATTATTTTTCCTTTTAAACGTTACCAAATACAACCGGTATGGCGTGCTGACCAACCACAAAAAGGTCGTTTTCGAGAGTTTTATCAATGTGACGCGGATGCGGTAGGGAGTACTTCATTATGGCAGGAGGTTGAATATATTAAACTATACGACGCTGTTTTTACGGAACTTGGTCTTAAGGGAGTTACTATTAAAATTAATAACCGTAAAATTTTATCAGGTATTGCTGAGGTTATTGGCGAAAGTGATAAACTTATTGATTTTACCGTAGCGCTGGATAAATTAGATAAAATTGGAGTTGCAGGGGTAACTAAAGAAATGCTAGCCAAAGGAATTAGTTCCCAAGCTATTGAAAAAGTAGAGCCTTTATTACATTTTTCCGGTAGTTTTGATGAAAAATTGGATATGCTTACCAGTCTGCTAACCTCTTCGGAGGAGGGCTTAAAAGGAATTGAAGAGGTTCGTTTTATTTATCAGGCCATTCAGGAAATGCCATTACAAAATGCCACCTTTGAATTGGATGTAACCCTGGCCCGTGGACTTAATTATTATACGGGAGCTATCTTTGAAGTAGCTGCGCCTTACACGGTAAAACTAGGTTCAATCGGAGGAGGAGGACGATACGACGACCTCACCGATATTTTCGGAAAGAAAGATATTAGCGGAATGGGAATTTCGTTTGGCCTCGACCGAATTTATTTAGTTTTAGAAGAGTTAGGCTTGTTTCCGGAAACCCTTCAACAGCATACTCAGGTATTGTTTATCAATTTTGGAGATAAAGAAGCGTTGTATGCAATGAAAGCGGTAAATCAATTACGAACCCTAGGCATCAAAGCCGAATTATATCCGGATGCTGCCAAAATGAATAAACAAATGAAATATTGTAATAAACGCGAAATCCCCTTTGTAGTGCTGGCAGGTGACGAAGAAATGCAATCCGAAACCTATACGGTAAAAAACATGAAAACAGGAGAGCAATCTAAACTCAATATTCAAGCTTTGGTAGATGTTGTTGGGGTTTAGACTAGTTATTATATTTGACTGAGAATCAAGATCGCTATTGCTTTTAGAATCAGGAATCAAGATTTAGAGTTGGTTCTAGTTTAAAATAGAGTAAATAATTTTCATTCATATAAATTAATCCCAGCCCTTCCCGAAGGGAAGGTAGCTAAAAGTCCTTTCCTTTGGAAAGGATTTAGGATAGGATAAATAGCTGTAGATAAAATAGTTGAGTCAATTTTCATATACTAATGCTATTGTAATTTAAAGCCTTACAGTTATATAGTTCTAATCTTACTAATTTAACTAGGTGAAGAGTTTAGTTTTTAGTGTAAAACAAGCTTTTCTATGTTTTAAAATGCATTTAAATGAATAAAATTACAAAAAACTTAATAATTCTCATTGGTATCATTTCTATTTTGGCTTCTATTTACGGATTATTAAATGATCGAAAACTGATAGAAGTGATTGGTGGAATAGCTATCGGATTATCAATAATTGGTTCCGTATTTTTAAGGCAAAATAAGAATAGAAGTTAGTTGTAGATTTTGCAATAAAATAGAGAAAAATAACCTGTCCTAAACTTGATTTAGGATATCGAAATTAGGCTTTACTTGAAAAGTCATTTATGAGTACTATACTATACAACTAAACGTAATATAAAGCCGTCAAATTGAGTGATTTTTTGTAGCGAAGTGAAGAAAAATAGCCTGTCCTAAACTTGATTTAGGATATCGAAATTAGGCTTTACTTGAAAAGTCTTTTATAAGTTTTATACTATACAACTAAACGTAATATAAAGCCGTCAAATTGAGTGATTTTTCGTAACAAAGTGGAGAAAAATTTTATCGAAATTAGGCTTTGTTTTAAAATTACTATTTCTAATTATTTATAACTAAATTTAGAGCAAATTATCCTAATAAATAGAACTTTTAATAGTGGGAAGAAAAAGGAGAATATTTACTTTAAGTTTAGCAGTAATTGCTTTGATAGTAGCAATTTTTGAATTTATCAAAGGTGATGAAATGTTTACGGCATCAATAAGACTTTTTATGGGAGTTACCTTACTTGGTTGGGTGTATTTAGTCCATAGGAAAGAAAAGAAAAAAGGCTAACCCAATATGCTATCCACAGTAATTACTCGATACGTATTAGAATTTATGGTAATTCTGATATTTTTCTCAGTATTAGTAATGTAAAAATTTTTACCGCGTTTTTTAAAACAACTCTCCTTCGTAGTTTTAATGATATTGAACAACCTTTCTTCAATTTCTTCATTAGAAATTTGAATATCTAACTTCTTCCGGATTCTATCGTACACTAGTTCGGTATAACAGATATGGTTTAAAATGTTTTTCTTTATTACTTCCATGTACACCTTAGTTTTTATTTATTCCTTCTGCAAATGTATTTGATAGTTGGCTTAAAATTAGAGATTCAATATAAGTAGTTTAAGAAATGGAATACCACTTCTTGCTACAGTAGAAACAACCCATTAATTTTCCCCGGTACATTTCAACTTTTGTAGTCAAATAAAATGTAGCCTTAAAACTTTAACTTTTTCCAATCTGAATTTAATTTTTAAAACTTGACTTTATTACAGATTATTAAAATATAAATAGCTAGTATACAATTACTTAAAAGTTTTGACTTATCTAGTGATAGGAATCATTCCTTTTCTAGGAAAAATTCCTATCTTTCTTAGTTTTTTGGTAAATTTGTCAAAAAGAGGTTAAGTCGTTGAGAAAATTTGCAATTATTGATGTAGAGACTACAGGGAACGGTATTAACGGTAACCGAATTACCGAAATCTGTATTGTTGTTTTACAGGAAGATAAAGTCATTCATAAATTTACCAGTCTTGTCAATCCCGAACGGAATATACCAGCATTTATTACGGGGCTTACAGGGATTGACAATGACATGGTACGAGATGCACCCAAATTTTTTGAAATTGCCCAGGAAATTGTAGAACTTACGGAAGGTGCTATTTTTATCGCTCATAATGTGACTTTTGATTATAATGTGGTTCGTGGCGAATTTAAACGATTGGGCTATACCTACACCCGTAAGAAACTTTGTACGGTTCGGCTATCTAGAAAATTGATTCCGGGAATGCATTCATACAGTTTGGGTAAGTTATGCACCTCATTAGCAATACCTCTAAGTAACCGCCACCGTGCTGAAGGTGATACGGATGCTACCGTATTATTGTTTCAAAAATTGTTAGATATTGACAAAGATCAGGAAACTATTACTTCTTTCTTAAACGCCCGATCCAAAGAAGCGACTTTACCACCTCATATTAATAAAAAACAAATTGCAGACCTTCCTGAGCAAACCGGTATTTACTTTTTTAAAAACCAAAAAGGAAAGGTAATCTACGTAGGAAAAGCAAAGAATATAAAACAACGGGTACTTAGTCATTTTTATGATAAAAAAAATAAAGAATATGCCTTAGGTCAGCATACGTATAGTATTGATTATGAACTGACTGGTAACGAATTGATTGCGCTTTTAGCAGAAGCTGAGCAAATTCAAAAACTATATCCGCGATTTAATAAAGCACAGAAAAAACCGGTAGCTCCCTATCGAATTATTTCGTATACCAACCGTAGAGGTGTCATGCAATTAGTTATCGACCGAATGCCAAGTACCAATAACGCTGTAGAAATTTTCTATACCCGTGCGGATGCAGTTTTACGCCTGGAACAATTGTGTACGAAATATCAATTATGTCCGCGATATTGTAATTTACAAAGTACCACGGAGAAGTGTTCTCATTATAAAATTAAATATTGTTTAGGTATATGCGAGCAAAAGGAATCTGTAGCCCTTTATAACATAAGAGTTCAACGTGCCCTGGCTGCTTTACAAAAAGAACAGCAGAATTATATTATTAAAGAAAAAGGGCGAACTCAGGAAGAAGAGAGCTTTATTCTGGTAAAAAATGGTTTGTATAGAGGCTTTGGTTTTATCACTCAGGATGATACTATTGAGCATCACGATCAATTTGAAAATTACCTACAACCTCGCAATCATACGTATCACACCGCCAAAATTTTAAAAAGTTATTTAATGAATAAAGCAAAAGATAATGTAGTTTTTATGGAAGTATAAAGGTAAATCCATATATAACCAAAGAAAAAACACTCGAACGGACACTTTTTCCCTAAAAATACCAAAGGTTAAGTTTTACCCAATGCTTTAATAACTTAGTAACCTAATAATACATAGCATCAATCAACAAGGAATAACAATCAACTACTAACTGACAACTATTAATAAACAACTGAAATCACTTCTTCTTTTTATATTTTTCCTCTCGGTCAAATTCAGCATCATTGGGAGCCATTCTAATATTAAATTCTTTTTCACCCCCGTATAATTTGATTTCCTGTATATCCGCAGGTAAATAGTATCCGGCTTCTTCCAGTGCTTCTTTTACATTACGAACTACATTTCCTTTAGTAGTCAGTGCCTGTCTTCTAAAATCTTTAGTATCTACCCAAAAGAAAACTTTTAAATTGACGGTACTGGTTGCCAACTGATCCTCAATAACAAAATTTTCATGCTCTTCGTCTTCGATGACATTTGGTTCTTTTTTTAAAGCTTCCAGAACGGTTTGTTTGGCACCTTCAATATTATCCTCATAGGCAATACCTACGATAAAATCCCATCGGTAAAACCCGTCTTCGGTATAATTAGTTACTGGTTTGGTAAGTACATCGCTATTAGGGATATACACATCTTTTCCGTTAAAGGTTTTTAACTTGGTATATCGAAACTCCAAAGTTTTTACTTTTCCGAAGTTTTCTCCGATTTCTACAGTATCATTGACGTCAAACGGACGGTTAAAAGCTAAAATAACACCAGCAATAAAATTCTCACCGATATCTTTAAAAGCAAACCCTAAAACCACCGCACTTGCTCCGGCGGCAGTTAAGATTCCAGTGGCCACCGCTCCCAAACCCGCAGCTTCAAGCGCCATCATAATAGCCAAAACAATCAAAATATATTTGATAGCCTGACCCAAAAAGCGACTCATTAAGGGATCATCCGTACGAAGTGCTAATTTCCTACGTGAAAAATTACCAATCCAGGTAGCAATTAAGATCCCTAAGATGACAATAATCACACCAATAGTAATCCCCGGAAGTTGTTCTATAAACCTGTTATAAAAATTAATAAAAGGTTCGGTAACCTCTTTAGTCTGGTCACTAATACTTTGCATATAAGTATAATTATTTACTATCTATAACCATAGTCAATCCTGGTTTTTAAATTACCTATTCTTTTATTCCTTTAAAAATGAAATAAGAATATCATTTAATTCATCCCGATGGGTTAGATTAAGTCCGTGGGGTCCGTTAGCAATCACTTTATAGGTATTATTAGCAATACCTTGAGCTGCCTGATCTGCCGAAGTTGCTTTAGGAACGTTATTGTCTGCATCCCCATGAACAATTAAGGTAGGAACATCTACATTTTTTAATTCCGGTCTAAAATCCGTTTCCGCCCAGGCTTTAGCTGCCTGAATAGTGGCTCGCGGAGAAGCATGAGAAGCAATGGACCAGTCATAATGCAATTGCGCTTCACTTATCGTATCTTTATTATCTTCGTAATTATAAAAGATTCTTAAAAAGTTCTTTAAAAAACCTACCCGATCGGTTTGTAAAGCTTGAATAATACCTTGTAAATCTTCTTTTGGAGCACCTTCAGGATTATCCTCTTTTTTTGCTACCAGTGGGATAATAGAACTAATTAAAGCTGCTTTTGCAATTTTCGCACTTCCAAATTCAGTAAGATAGCGCACTACTTCGCCACCACCCATAGAAAAACCAACAATAACCACTTTATTTAAGTCAAGTTGATCTATAATTGCTTTTAAATCTTTAGCCAGACTGGTATAATCATATCCATCCCAGGGTTTAGAAGACTGACCGAATCCTCTACGGTCATAGGCAATACATCTAAAACCGGATTCAACGATCTTCCAAACCTGTTGTTCCCAGGCTTTACCGCTTAAGGGCCAACCATGTATTAAGATAACCGGTTGCCCTGAACCGTAATCTTCATAATAAATTTCTGTTTTCTCCTGAGTTGCGTTGCTAGTAATAAATGGCATGTATTGAATCTTTATTATTCTTAAATTAGTTATTTCGCACTTTCAAATATCTCAAGTTGAATACCGTCAGGATCATTTAAATATGCAAAGGAAGCACCTACAATATCCTCAGCTTTATCTTTTTCTTTAAAAGTATAGGGTTCCGCATTGAACTGATACCCTTTTTCTGAAAGGTTCTTATAAGTTTCCTGAATATCATCTACTTCAAAAGCTATATGAATTGCTCCAACATCATTATTATTTTGTCGAAAGGGTTTACCTATAGGGTTGGTATATTCTATAAGTTCAATTATAGTATTTTTAATTTCGATCATAGCAAATTTACAGGCTGCATTTGGAACTTTTGTTCCTTTTGAAAAACCTTCACCAACCATTTCATTTTGAAATAAGATTTTTCCACCAAGAAACTCTTTGTAAAATTCAATCGATTTTACCAAATTACTAACCGGTATACCTATATGTTGTACACTTCTTGTCATTACCCATCAATTTATAATTATCACCTTCTATCAGAAGATTGCTCTAAATGATCGTTTCCCGGACCACCTTGACTGTATAATTGATTTTCTTCGTCTTTTAAGTTTAAAGTG from Aquimarina sp. ERC-38 includes these protein-coding regions:
- a CDS encoding TonB-dependent receptor domain-containing protein, translated to MHYLPFCFIILLQSFLYGQTSTLSGKIMVAGTTEPLPFTNITLKTKESTILSGTITDDKGNFRISDIAVGSYILDIEFIGFVPQQIDIKVESKKNYDLGIKYLTEQTEILESVTITAQKSTVEQRLDRKIVTVGKDLVALGPSAADLMNNLPAVSVNSDGNISFRGSDNVRILIDGKLSNLENPADILQQIPSNTIKKIELISNPSAKYSPDGLNGMINIILKKTAKKGWNTALSTNLTIAQKEQYNSNISINFKPGKTNYYLNYSNGYGDQVTDGVVNRFDLNSSQVTRNLNNRRSNVVRIGADFTPTSQTTLSIFTNQNFYNALFDGEKQVLFTEESQNNFALNDILTRDNYTQVYNTDYKWSIDGNLHFLELEANYNRFESDAKNDFRFSGATTVPSYLENIDDQRSVFTLNLDYKVPLSKKSTLEIGGESRINKITNTYIVTNAQLENSQLQYDRDIYSSYLMYTAYPGRFEINVGSRFEYYLVNARFDAERSDKELFSQKLFSVFPSVFIGYQPSPESVHQYQISYGRRIERPSFNQVNPIRQTTTPQILATGNLGLTPQFSNILEASHLYRLGIGTISSGVFYRFVKDEINRIGIFDQEDPNLLRLSYDNFERNQAYGAEISSNLKLTSWWRTNTSVEFYTRQQEGAIEGEKVSVRNTLTNLKWTNNFTLFKQVSASLFAFYSGPQDVLQYRLKFNYYINAGLRYNFVNGKGSISLNANDILGTRRFAFKTFRTVFQEGEFLRDTQQVFIGLSYRFGGKLSSLSRKKRKSNIKADRFL
- a CDS encoding antibiotic biosynthesis monooxygenase family protein, with the protein product MFSTLSNVQRLSSLLLILCFLLISTTKAQEISYTLKKGEVFDLLLVTNQPTGKEVFKNYRAEAFPVAVEKGYSFLSGFKITETLEGDIHPEGAIFGKWKSLADRQEFLKIITTRVPDFHKMRKEIWYYFTVKYYEIEQDLHFNLDPEKVIVATTYWQKEGASSEFENFIAKVKSLIETTGGSLKLAFNKGYSPEGYEYNPDYLILTQWDNKEDFDRFIKDSSTMDSTMLQTLHQFMFGK
- a CDS encoding SipW-dependent-type signal peptide-containing protein, coding for MLLTALWLIAGTSYSYFSSSKNTGNYQILSLILILSYNF
- a CDS encoding DUF6495 family protein, with the translated sequence MKYQRLTKEQLEELYPEFINFLAAQSITAEEWQEIKTNKPQVAEEELDVFSDLVWEGVLSKAKYLEHISKDQMHLFKLIDSGMLLIAIKINNPNINITTKEGYQWLQNNLMNDEVIFYNSDKGYSSDPAMDIFKLIQKGAVITKGELYGFFEKLVKVVE
- the hisS gene encoding histidine--tRNA ligase is translated as MANKPSLPKGTRDFSPIEVARRTYIINTIKKQFELFGFQPIETPSFENSDTLLGKYGEEGDRLIFKILNSGDFEKKADNLLREKTYLDEVFNESFYLNFHQYLINKASLDENSLTNKRFNEDAQNLIAEDLQQYWRIHENDFLNKIYPEDIKEKIKNFWTSEFGAIRKFSIDIIYKIHFSRNNQDNLLWKSDLDKLVTRLITKKNLKFSVPLANEISDKALRYDLTVPFARYVVQHQNEIIFPFKRYQIQPVWRADQPQKGRFREFYQCDADAVGSTSLWQEVEYIKLYDAVFTELGLKGVTIKINNRKILSGIAEVIGESDKLIDFTVALDKLDKIGVAGVTKEMLAKGISSQAIEKVEPLLHFSGSFDEKLDMLTSLLTSSEEGLKGIEEVRFIYQAIQEMPLQNATFELDVTLARGLNYYTGAIFEVAAPYTVKLGSIGGGGRYDDLTDIFGKKDISGMGISFGLDRIYLVLEELGLFPETLQQHTQVLFINFGDKEALYAMKAVNQLRTLGIKAELYPDAAKMNKQMKYCNKREIPFVVLAGDEEMQSETYTVKNMKTGEQSKLNIQALVDVVGV
- a CDS encoding DUF3781 domain-containing protein, which gives rise to MEVIKKNILNHICYTELVYDRIRKKLDIQISNEEIEERLFNIIKTTKESCFKKRGKNFYITNTEKNIRITINSNTYRVITVDSILG
- a CDS encoding exonuclease domain-containing protein, whose protein sequence is MRKFAIIDVETTGNGINGNRITEICIVVLQEDKVIHKFTSLVNPERNIPAFITGLTGIDNDMVRDAPKFFEIAQEIVELTEGAIFIAHNVTFDYNVVRGEFKRLGYTYTRKKLCTVRLSRKLIPGMHSYSLGKLCTSLAIPLSNRHRAEGDTDATVLLFQKLLDIDKDQETITSFLNARSKEATLPPHINKKQIADLPEQTGIYFFKNQKGKVIYVGKAKNIKQRVLSHFYDKKNKEYALGQHTYSIDYELTGNELIALLAEAEQIQKLYPRFNKAQKKPVAPYRIISYTNRRGVMQLVIDRMPSTNNAVEIFYTRADAVLRLEQLCTKYQLCPRYCNLQSTTEKCSHYKIKYCLGICEQKESVALYNIRVQRALAALQKEQQNYIIKEKGRTQEEESFILVKNGLYRGFGFITQDDTIEHHDQFENYLQPRNHTYHTAKILKSYLMNKAKDNVVFMEV
- a CDS encoding mechanosensitive ion channel family protein, yielding MQSISDQTKEVTEPFINFYNRFIEQLPGITIGVIIVILGILIATWIGNFSRRKLALRTDDPLMSRFLGQAIKYILIVLAIMMALEAAGLGAVATGILTAAGASAVVLGFAFKDIGENFIAGVILAFNRPFDVNDTVEIGENFGKVKTLEFRYTKLKTFNGKDVYIPNSDVLTKPVTNYTEDGFYRWDFIVGIAYEDNIEGAKQTVLEALKKEPNVIEDEEHENFVIEDQLATSTVNLKVFFWVDTKDFRRQALTTKGNVVRNVKEALEEAGYYLPADIQEIKLYGGEKEFNIRMAPNDAEFDREEKYKKKK
- a CDS encoding alpha/beta fold hydrolase, whose translation is MPFITSNATQEKTEIYYEDYGSGQPVILIHGWPLSGKAWEQQVWKIVESGFRCIAYDRRGFGQSSKPWDGYDYTSLAKDLKAIIDQLDLNKVVIVGFSMGGGEVVRYLTEFGSAKIAKAALISSIIPLVAKKEDNPEGAPKEDLQGIIQALQTDRVGFLKNFLRIFYNYEDNKDTISEAQLHYDWSIASHASPRATIQAAKAWAETDFRPELKNVDVPTLIVHGDADNNVPKATSADQAAQGIANNTYKVIANGPHGLNLTHRDELNDILISFLKE
- a CDS encoding VOC family protein; translated protein: MTRSVQHIGIPVSNLVKSIEFYKEFLGGKILFQNEMVGEGFSKGTKVPNAACKFAMIEIKNTIIELIEYTNPIGKPFRQNNNDVGAIHIAFEVDDIQETYKNLSEKGYQFNAEPYTFKEKDKAEDIVGASFAYLNDPDGIQLEIFESAK